The Solidesulfovibrio sp. genomic interval CTACGTCGCCATCACGCTGTCCACTCTGGCCGATTTCGGCGTGCCCTTCGCCGTGGAGACCTTCGACGGCGCGGCCTGGAAAAAAGCCGACTGGCGGGCGCTGACCGACGTCGTGCCGGGGGCCACCCGCTTCGTCATGCGCCCGGCCGCCTACATCCCCCGGGAGCACGCCGTGGAAGGCGACTGGTCCAGCGCTTCCTATTTCCTGGCCGCCGGGGCCGTGGGCCGGGCGCCCGTGACCGTCACCGGCCTGCGCCCCGATTCCCTCCAGGGCGACCGGGCCATCCTGGACATCCTGGCCGCCATGGGCGCGCGCATCGACGTCTCGCCCGAGGGCGTGACCGTGCTGCCGGGCGTGTTGGCCGGCTGCGACCTGGACATGGGCCGCTGCCCGGACCTGGTGCCGACCGTGGCCGTGGCCGCCTGCTTCGCCTCGGGCGAAACCACCATCCGCAACGTCGCCCACCTGCGCCTCAAGGAGTCCGACCGCATCGAGGCCGTGGCCGAAAACTGCACGCAGGCCGGGGCCATCGTCACCACGCTCCCCGACGGCCTGCGCATCAGGCCCCGGCCGCTGCGCACCGACCAGCGCGTGGAATTTTCCGCCTTCGGCGACCATCGGCTGGCCATGTCCGCCGCCCTGTTCGAACTGGCCGGCATCGACGTGGTCCTCGACAACCCCGGCTGCGTGGCCAAGTCGTTCCCGACCTTCTGGGAGAAATGGGCGACGATCGAGAAGTAGAGGCAAGACGAGAGAAGAGAAGACTGGGGCGCTGCCCCAGGCCCCGCCGGGGGGCATGATGCCCCCCGGACCCCCTCGACGGGGGGAGGCAAATAAAAACGGTATGAAAGGTTGTTATGCCTGTTACGAACAATACTGCAAACGCCTCGGCCTCCAGCGACGGTTCGCCCGCGACCGACGAGCCCGCCTTTGCCATCGCCTCCCTTGCGCTGGTCGGGGCGCGGGGAGGCATGGGCAAGCTCATTGCGACAAAAAGCCGCGAGTCCGGCCTCGACGTGCGCGAGCTCGACCGGCCGCTGACCGAAGACAAGCTGCGCCAGGCCATCACCGGCGCGGACCTGGTGCTCGTCTCCGTACCCGTCTACGCCACGGCCGAGGTGGCCGCCCTGGTCGCCCCCCGCATGGACGGCCGGCAAATTCTGGCCGACGTCGGTTCCGTAAAAACCCTGCCCATAAACGGCATGACCGCCCATTACGCCGGCCCGGTGGTCGGCACCCATCCCCTGTTCGGCCCGGCCCCCGGCCCGGACGACGCCCTGCGCGTGGCCGTCATGGACGGCCGGCCCGGCGCGGACGCCTGGGCGACCGAGGCCGTGGCCGCCTGGTGCGAACGCATCGGATTTACGCCCTTTGCCTCCACCGCCGAGGAGCACGACAAGGCGGCGGCCTATGTCCAGGGGCTCAATTTCGTGACCACACTCGCCTATCTGGCCGCCCAGGCCGCCGGCGGCGAGGTGCGAAACTACCTGACGCCGTCGTTCACCCGGCGCCTGAATGCCGCCGAAAAGCTCATCACCAAGGACGCGGCGCTGTTCGCCGCCCTGTTCGAGGCCAATCCGTACAGCCACGAGGCCGTGCGCAATTTCCGCAGCTTCCTCAATCTCGCCGTGGGCGGCGACGTGGACCTGCTCGTTCGCCGCGCCGAGGCCTGGTGGACCGCCGAGACGGCAAAAAAGGACACTCCATGAGCGCGATTTCGCTACGGCAGGAAGGGACGTGGCTGCCGGCCGACGTCCAGACGCCCATCAGCCTCTTTCTGGGGCTTGTGGGCGAGAGGCCCGGCATCCTTCTGGAAAGCGCCGAGGTGGACGGCAGGCTCGGCCGCTACAGCCTCATCGCCTGGGATTTCCGGCTGCGCCTGCGCTTGAAGGACGGCAAGCTCGACGTCAGCGCCCGCGACGCCCGCCTGACCGGCCTGGAACGCTACACCGGCCAGGGTTTCATGGAGGGCATGCGCGGCCTGCTGGCCGACCTCGAGGTCTTGCCGCCCGAGGGCTTCGCCGACGTGCCGCCGATCACCCGCTCGCTGGTCGGCTATTTCGGCTACGGCCTGGCCGGCATCTTCGAGCCCAAGCTGGCCAGGGTGCTGCCGCCCGAGGAGGCCGAATTCTGCCTGGTGCTGCCCGGCCGGGTGGTGCTTTTTGACCACGTCAAGCACCGCTGCCTGCACCTGTCCCTCGACGAGGGCAAGAAGGCCAAGATCGAGTACGCCAACATCTTCGCGCCCATGGAGCGCCCCGAGATCGGCAAGGTGGTCAACCGCCCCGACGCCGAGGGCTACATGGACGCCGTGGCCGCCTGCAAGGACATGATCCGGGCCGGCGAGTGCATCCAGACGGTGCTGTCCACCCAGTTCAGCGCGCCCTTTTCCGGCAACCCCTTCGTGGTCTACCGCCGGCTGCGCCAGGTCAACCCCTCGCCCTACATGTTCTTCATGCGCCTGCCGCGCGTGACGCTGCTCGGCTCCTCGCCGGAGCTGCTCATCCGCTGCCGCGACGGGGAGCTGACCACCTGCCCCATCGCCGGCACGCGCCCGCGCGGCCAGAACCCGGAGCACGACGACCGCCTGGCCGAGGAACTGCTGGCCGACCCCAAGGAGCGGGCCGAGCACGTCATGCTCGTCGACCTTGGGCGCAACGACCTCGGCCGCATGGCCGGGCCGGGCACGGTCAAGGTGGAGAAGTTCATGGAGGTGGAGAAGTTCTCCCACGTCATGCACATCGTCTCCTACGTCACGGCCAGGCTGCGGGACGGCCTGGACGCCCTGGACGTGCTGCAATGCGCCTTCCCGGCCGGCACGCTCTCCGGCGCGCCGAAAGTGCGGGCCATGGAGATGATCGCCGACCTGGAGCAGCGGTTGCCGCGCGGCCCCTACGCCGGCTGCATCGGCTGGATCGGCCTGGACCACGGCCATGTGAACCTGGACACGGGCATCACCATCCGCAGCCTGTGGATCCGCGACGGCATGGTCGCCTGGCAGGCCGGGGCGGGCATCGTCTACGATTCCGAGCCGGCCAAGGAATGGATGGAATGCCAGAACAAGGCCCGGGTGATCGCCGAGGTGCTGGCGGCCAAGGAGGACGGCGATGTTTTTACTTATTGATAACTTCGATTCCTTCACCTTCAACGTGGTGCAGGCCTTCCAGCAGCTCGGCCGCGACCCGGTGGTGAAGAAAAACGACGACCCCGGGATTCTGACGCTGGCCGCCTCGGGCGACCTGGAGATGGTCTGCATCTCGCCCGGCCCGAGCAACCCGGTCAACGCCGGGCTGTGCCTGCAATTTCTGGAGCGCCTGCCCAAGGAGGTGCCGGTGTTCGGCGTCTGCCTGGGCCATCAGATTCTGGGGCATTTCGCCGGCGCGCCGGTGGTCGTGGCCGACCGGATCATGCACGGCAAGACCTCGGACGTGTACCACCGCGAGACCGGGCTTTTTACCGGCCTGCCCAACCCCTTCGAGGTCTGC includes:
- the aroA gene encoding 3-phosphoshikimate 1-carboxyvinyltransferase yields the protein MPTVAAPPSKSFSHRAVIAAGLARGTSRLTGLLDSHDISRTRDCLHAMGADFHPQSDGSCIVSGVAGRPHGGDLEAGEPVLLDVGESGTTCRLLVAVAAAGRGVFEIRGEGRMHDRPIGELVRALFPLGIEALYLAKSGCPPLTVITRGLSGGETAISLEESSQYLSGLLLAAPLAAAPLTVNVSGKKTVSWPYVAITLSTLADFGVPFAVETFDGAAWKKADWRALTDVVPGATRFVMRPAAYIPREHAVEGDWSSASYFLAAGAVGRAPVTVTGLRPDSLQGDRAILDILAAMGARIDVSPEGVTVLPGVLAGCDLDMGRCPDLVPTVAVAACFASGETTIRNVAHLRLKESDRIEAVAENCTQAGAIVTTLPDGLRIRPRPLRTDQRVEFSAFGDHRLAMSAALFELAGIDVVLDNPGCVAKSFPTFWEKWATIEK
- a CDS encoding anthranilate synthase component I family protein → MSAISLRQEGTWLPADVQTPISLFLGLVGERPGILLESAEVDGRLGRYSLIAWDFRLRLRLKDGKLDVSARDARLTGLERYTGQGFMEGMRGLLADLEVLPPEGFADVPPITRSLVGYFGYGLAGIFEPKLARVLPPEEAEFCLVLPGRVVLFDHVKHRCLHLSLDEGKKAKIEYANIFAPMERPEIGKVVNRPDAEGYMDAVAACKDMIRAGECIQTVLSTQFSAPFSGNPFVVYRRLRQVNPSPYMFFMRLPRVTLLGSSPELLIRCRDGELTTCPIAGTRPRGQNPEHDDRLAEELLADPKERAEHVMLVDLGRNDLGRMAGPGTVKVEKFMEVEKFSHVMHIVSYVTARLRDGLDALDVLQCAFPAGTLSGAPKVRAMEMIADLEQRLPRGPYAGCIGWIGLDHGHVNLDTGITIRSLWIRDGMVAWQAGAGIVYDSEPAKEWMECQNKARVIAEVLAAKEDGDVFTY
- a CDS encoding prephenate dehydrogenase/arogenate dehydrogenase family protein — protein: MGKLIATKSRESGLDVRELDRPLTEDKLRQAITGADLVLVSVPVYATAEVAALVAPRMDGRQILADVGSVKTLPINGMTAHYAGPVVGTHPLFGPAPGPDDALRVAVMDGRPGADAWATEAVAAWCERIGFTPFASTAEEHDKAAAYVQGLNFVTTLAYLAAQAAGGEVRNYLTPSFTRRLNAAEKLITKDAALFAALFEANPYSHEAVRNFRSFLNLAVGGDVDLLVRRAEAWWTAETAKKDTP
- a CDS encoding aminodeoxychorismate/anthranilate synthase component II; amino-acid sequence: MFLLIDNFDSFTFNVVQAFQQLGRDPVVKKNDDPGILTLAASGDLEMVCISPGPSNPVNAGLCLQFLERLPKEVPVFGVCLGHQILGHFAGAPVVVADRIMHGKTSDVYHRETGLFTGLPNPFEVCRYHSLLVLAGKVPDKLEITAWTEQNEVMGLRYRDRPWVGVQFHPESVFTPDGMKLIANFPDNILEG